In the Arachis ipaensis cultivar K30076 chromosome B10, Araip1.1, whole genome shotgun sequence genome, one interval contains:
- the LOC107619936 gene encoding uncharacterized protein LOC107619936, which produces MSSKYFFKARTILAPTLDIVEEVNNHLMAIIPGGEKLYLSSDSICMDEGNMESQLDLYGPELLNSINCSDLPPHKLILKVGIPVMLLRNIDQSSGFCNGTRLQVRKLGNHVIECEVLTGNNVGHIALIPRMNMVPTNATVPVRFQRRQFP; this is translated from the coding sequence ATGTCCTCAAAGTATTTTTTCAAAGCAAGAACTATACTGGCTCCCACGCTGGACATTGTTGAAGAGGTCAACAACCATCTGATGGCTATCATTCCTGGAGGAGAAAAATTATATCTTAGTTCGGATTCCATATGTATGGATGAAGGGAATATGGAGAGTCAACTAGATCTCTATGGTCCTGAATTACTGAATAGCATAAATTGCTCTGATTTACCTCCACATAAATTAATACTCAAGGTTGGTATTCCGGTGATGTTACTGAGGAATATTGACCAATCCAGTGGTTTTTGTAATGGTACAAGGCTACAAGTTAGGAAGCTTGGAAATCATGTCATAGAATGTGAAGTCTTAACGGGTAACAATGTTGGTCATATTGCTTTGATTCCAAGAATGAATATGGTACCAACAAATGCAACCGTCCCAGTTAGATTCCAACGAAGACAGTTTCCATAA
- the LOC107624435 gene encoding uncharacterized protein LOC107624435 has translation MVRDALESKTREEESQKQGRTVGRGEVWILKHKRPDGSYLHKEAQRIGEKIIEIEQLDESTRILSENDSLAQALGKEHPGRVRGIGHGPTPTQLFRPSSQPPVDRAQVEEAQRMLCELHTEVTTEKLKRKAMEDELAAEKTKRQAVEDGLAAEKSKRQAIESVLSYLVQQQGGELPPDIAARMYSLNEHGGN, from the exons ATGGTGAGAGACGCGTTGGAGAGTAAAACAAGGGAAGAAGAG TCACAAAAACAAGGGAGGACAGTTGGTAGGGGAGAAGTATGGATCCTAAAGCACAAACGACCTGATGGCAGCTATTTACACAAAGAAGCTCAGAGGATTGGT GAAAAAATAATAGAGATTGAGCAGCTGGATGAATCTACAAGAATATTGTCAGAAAATGATTCCCTTGCTCAAGCTCTCGGTAAGGAGCACCCAGGTAGAGTGCGTGGCATAGGACACGGGCCGACACCAACTCAACTATTCCGTCCGAGTTCGCAGCCGCCGGTGGATAGAGCTCAAGTAGAAGAGGCCCAAAGGATGTTGTGTGAACTACATACAGAGGTGACGActgaaaaattgaaaaggaaagcAATGGAGGATGAATTGGCAGCAGAGAAAACGAAGAGGCAAGCAGTGGAGGATGGATTGGCAGCAGAGAAATCGAAGAGGCAGGCAATCGAAAGTGTGCTGAGTTATCTGGTCCAACAGCAAGGTGGAGAGCTGCCACCAGACATCGCTGCACGGATGTATTCTCTGAATGAACATGGCGGGAATTAG